Proteins from a single region of Pseudomonas quebecensis:
- a CDS encoding Y-family DNA polymerase: MRWVCIVFPQLALDGVQRLHPEPDAPLALLAGTPQRRVLQTVNAAARALGLRPGQSLTAAHALVKAFASAEYDPVQIERWQQFLAAWAYRFSSQVSVYYPRALLFEIESSLGLFGPWPLFEARLRKELTELGFRHRIVAAPNPAAARVLANLYDGLAVADDAALLQALAPVPIDRAGLEPQAATALSRMGLRTLAHVQALPRHTLARRFEAGLLQHLDALSGRRPLALDFYQPPDQFDVRIELNFDVHSHQALLFPLRRLTADLSAFLCGRDSGVQRFDLHLEHAQAADSVIKVGLLSAEREPGMLFELARGRLEQVQVSAPVRGLRLLAEDLPVFVPQRQDLFDERPQQTLPWEQLRERLRARLGDDAVQGLRFHADHRPECAWQAAADPRACQGLNKVQRPGWLLPQPSPLAEQGVHILMGPERIESGWWDGADIRRDYYLVQTRTGQRGWAFRNVGQSDGLWLQGWFA; this comes from the coding sequence ATGCGCTGGGTGTGTATTGTCTTCCCGCAATTGGCGCTGGACGGGGTGCAGCGCCTGCACCCCGAGCCGGATGCGCCCCTGGCCTTGCTCGCCGGTACGCCGCAGCGGCGCGTGCTGCAAACCGTCAATGCCGCCGCGCGTGCGTTGGGCTTGCGGCCCGGTCAGTCCCTGACGGCGGCCCATGCGTTGGTCAAAGCCTTTGCCAGCGCCGAATACGACCCCGTACAGATTGAGCGTTGGCAGCAATTTCTGGCGGCCTGGGCCTACCGTTTCAGTTCCCAGGTCAGCGTGTATTACCCCCGCGCCTTGCTGTTTGAAATCGAATCGAGCCTGGGGCTGTTCGGGCCCTGGCCGCTGTTCGAAGCGCGCCTGCGCAAGGAGTTGACCGAGCTGGGCTTTCGCCACCGCATCGTCGCCGCGCCCAACCCGGCGGCGGCGCGGGTGCTGGCCAATCTCTACGATGGCCTGGCCGTGGCCGATGACGCCGCCTTGCTGCAGGCCCTGGCCCCGGTGCCCATCGACCGCGCGGGCCTGGAGCCACAGGCAGCCACCGCATTGTCGCGCATGGGCCTGCGCACCCTGGCCCACGTGCAGGCGTTGCCTCGGCACACCCTGGCGCGTCGGTTTGAGGCAGGGCTGCTTCAGCACCTGGATGCCTTGAGCGGCAGGCGCCCGTTGGCACTGGACTTTTACCAGCCGCCGGACCAGTTCGATGTGCGCATCGAACTGAATTTCGACGTGCATTCCCACCAGGCGCTGCTGTTCCCGCTGCGACGCTTGACCGCCGACTTGTCCGCCTTCCTCTGTGGTCGCGACAGTGGCGTGCAACGTTTCGACCTGCACCTGGAGCACGCCCAGGCCGCCGACAGCGTGATCAAGGTCGGCCTGCTCAGCGCCGAGCGCGAACCGGGCATGTTGTTCGAATTGGCCCGTGGGCGCCTGGAGCAAGTGCAGGTCAGTGCACCGGTGCGCGGCCTTCGCCTGCTGGCCGAAGACCTGCCGGTATTTGTGCCGCAACGCCAGGACCTGTTCGACGAGCGCCCGCAACAAACCCTGCCCTGGGAGCAATTGCGTGAACGCCTGCGCGCGCGCCTGGGGGATGACGCCGTGCAGGGCCTGCGCTTTCATGCCGACCATCGTCCGGAGTGTGCCTGGCAAGCGGCGGCCGACCCGCGTGCCTGCCAGGGCTTGAACAAGGTGCAGCGCCCCGGCTGGCTGCTGCCGCAACCGAGCCCGCTGGCCGAGCAGGGCGTGCATATCCTGATGGGCCCGGAGCGCATCGAGTCCGGTTGGTGGGACGGCGCCGACATCCGCCGCGATTATTACCTGGTGCAGACCCGCACCGGCCAGCGCGGCTGGGCTTTTCGCAACGTGGGGCAGAGCGATGGCTTGTGGCTGCAAGGCTGGTTTGCATGA
- the imuA gene encoding translesion DNA synthesis-associated protein ImuA, with protein sequence MGAVVALDALFNGGRVWKGRPAAPPASLHPTGLAALDAVLPSGGWPASALSEILMAKDGVGELQLVLPTLARLSAAGERIVLVAPPYTPYPHAWQNAGVDVRQLSVVQAEERDVLWAVEQCLRSGSCGAVLCWPHQADDRALRRLQVAAETGQTLAFAWRALGEAINPSPAALRLAVEARPAQVRVLKCRGGLAHPAPIALAGH encoded by the coding sequence ATGGGCGCCGTGGTTGCCCTGGACGCGCTGTTCAATGGCGGCCGCGTCTGGAAAGGCCGGCCCGCCGCGCCGCCGGCCAGCCTGCACCCCACTGGGCTGGCGGCGCTGGATGCGGTGCTGCCCAGCGGCGGCTGGCCGGCGTCGGCCTTGAGTGAAATCCTGATGGCCAAGGACGGCGTGGGCGAACTGCAACTGGTGCTGCCGACCCTGGCGCGCTTATCGGCGGCAGGCGAGCGCATTGTGCTGGTGGCACCGCCCTATACGCCGTATCCCCATGCCTGGCAGAACGCCGGGGTGGATGTGCGTCAGCTCTCAGTGGTGCAGGCCGAGGAACGCGACGTGCTGTGGGCCGTGGAACAGTGCCTGCGTTCCGGCAGTTGCGGCGCCGTGTTGTGCTGGCCGCATCAGGCCGATGACCGTGCCTTGCGCCGTTTGCAGGTGGCGGCCGAAACCGGGCAGACCCTGGCCTTTGCCTGGCGCGCCCTGGGCGAAGCCATCAACCCATCGCCTGCCGCGTTACGCCTGGCCGTCGAGGCCCGGCCCGCCCAGGTGCGCGTGCTCAAGTGCCGCGGCGGGCTGGCCCATCCGGCGCCGATTGCGTTGGCCGGGCACTGA
- the lexA gene encoding transcriptional repressor LexA — translation MYSMTDLTPRRTAILTFIRDRIAQQGQPPSLAEIAEAFGFASRSVARKHVLALTDAGFIEVNPNQARGIRLLNQPARPEWLDVPVLGRVAAGLPIGADAEVHSRLQLDPATFAKIPDYLLRVQGDSMIEDGILDGDLVGVRRSAEALNGQIVVARLDGEVTIKRFERNADSVRLLPRNPAYQPIVVGPDQDLAIEGVFCGLVRQG, via the coding sequence ATGTACTCCATGACAGACCTGACCCCCCGCCGTACCGCCATCCTGACCTTTATCCGCGACCGTATCGCGCAGCAAGGCCAGCCCCCCAGCCTCGCCGAGATCGCCGAGGCGTTCGGTTTTGCCTCGCGCAGTGTGGCGCGCAAGCATGTGCTGGCGCTGACCGACGCCGGCTTTATCGAGGTCAACCCCAACCAGGCTCGTGGCATTCGCCTGCTCAATCAGCCGGCGCGGCCCGAATGGCTGGATGTGCCCGTGCTTGGGCGTGTCGCCGCCGGCCTGCCGATCGGCGCCGACGCCGAGGTGCACAGCCGCCTGCAGCTGGACCCGGCCACTTTCGCGAAGATCCCGGATTACCTGCTGCGGGTGCAGGGCGACTCGATGATTGAAGACGGCATTCTCGACGGCGACCTGGTGGGCGTGCGGCGCAGTGCCGAGGCCTTGAACGGGCAGATCGTGGTGGCGCGCCTGGACGGCGAAGTCACCATCAAGCGGTTCGAACGCAACGCTGACAGCGTGCGTCTGTTGCCGCGCAACCCCGCATACCAACCCATCGTGGTGGGGCCCGACCAGGACCTGGCCATCGAAGGCGTATTCTGCGGCCTGGTGAGGCAAGGCTGA
- a CDS encoding Lrp/AsnC family transcriptional regulator produces MPIPLDRADKALLNALQSNARLTVAELAERVSLTTSPCWRRVRNLEESGVISGYQAILSPKALGYGVTAFVSIMMESHTQEIARAFEQRLLEIPEIVACHNVSGRYDFLLEVVARDLESFGEFAREVLQTLPCVKEIYSSFSYKSVRPLRVIPLPD; encoded by the coding sequence ATGCCCATTCCACTCGATCGCGCCGATAAAGCCCTGTTAAACGCTTTGCAAAGCAACGCCCGGCTCACCGTGGCCGAACTGGCCGAGCGCGTGTCCCTGACCACTTCGCCGTGCTGGCGCCGGGTGCGAAACCTGGAGGAGAGCGGGGTGATCAGTGGTTATCAGGCGATCCTGTCGCCCAAGGCGCTGGGGTATGGAGTCACGGCGTTCGTCAGCATCATGATGGAAAGTCACACCCAGGAAATTGCCCGCGCTTTCGAACAGCGGTTGCTCGAAATTCCCGAGATCGTGGCGTGCCATAACGTGTCGGGGCGCTATGACTTTTTGCTGGAAGTGGTGGCCAGGGACTTGGAGTCGTTTGGCGAATTTGCCCGCGAGGTGCTGCAGACGTTGCCGTGTGTCAAAGAGATCTACTCGAGTTTTTCCTACAAGTCTGTGCGACCACTACGGGTAATTCCCTTACCGGACTGA